A portion of the Methanophagales archaeon genome contains these proteins:
- the pyrE gene encoding orotate phosphoribosyltransferase, whose translation MPVKNYKEDFLMHLVKTGAIRFGSFKLKSGRISPYFVNIADAMRTGMDALKVADAYVVKIMELDTEFSYIHGAAYKGIPLAALVAVRLSERGIDKRWGYDRKEEKRHGDKGAIVGDLRDGDTVLIVDDVITTGATKVESWTKLATMRKVKPAGILVAVDREELSDADKKMLEEVSLRMYSILRITEIFEFLHNRTIEGEVYVDDKMKHNFEEYFQRYGTLC comes from the coding sequence ATGCCGGTGAAAAACTACAAGGAGGATTTCCTTATGCATCTGGTAAAAACAGGTGCAATAAGGTTCGGCTCGTTCAAGTTGAAGAGTGGTCGCATATCGCCTTATTTTGTAAATATCGCAGATGCGATGCGAACAGGTATGGATGCACTTAAAGTTGCAGATGCGTATGTTGTTAAAATCATGGAACTTGACACTGAGTTTAGTTATATTCATGGTGCCGCATACAAGGGAATTCCGCTTGCAGCTCTCGTAGCTGTGAGGCTTTCGGAACGGGGAATAGATAAGCGATGGGGCTATGACCGTAAAGAAGAGAAGAGACATGGAGATAAAGGGGCAATTGTGGGCGACCTCAGAGATGGTGATACCGTTTTAATCGTGGATGATGTCATCACCACAGGGGCAACGAAGGTGGAGTCATGGACGAAACTGGCAACAATGCGGAAAGTGAAGCCTGCTGGTATTTTGGTGGCGGTAGACCGTGAAGAGTTGAGCGATGCCGATAAGAAAATGCTTGAAGAGGTGTCCCTGAGGATGTATTCGATACTCAGAATAACAGAGATATTTGAGTTCCTGCATAACAGGACGATTGAAGGTGAAGTATATGTGGATGATAAGATGAAGCATAATTTTGAGGAGTACTTCCAGAGATATGGCACACTTTGTTAA